One genomic window of Cricetulus griseus strain 17A/GY chromosome 3, alternate assembly CriGri-PICRH-1.0, whole genome shotgun sequence includes the following:
- the LOC100758398 gene encoding vesicle-associated membrane protein 8-like, translating to MEEASGGARNDRVRNLQSEVEGVKNIMTQNVERILAQGENLDHPRNKTEDLDATSEHFKITSQKVAQKFWWKNVKMIVIICVIVFVIIILIVLFATGTIPT from the coding sequence ATGGAGGAGGCCAGTGGTGGTGCCAGAAATGACCGAGTTAGGAACCTGCAGAGTGAGGTGGAGGGAGTCAAGAATATCATGACCCAGAATGTGGAAAGAATCTTGGCCCAAGGGGAAAACTTGGACCATCCCCGAAACAAGACAGAGGACTTGGATGCCACATCTGAACACTTCAAGATAACATCGCAGAAAGTGGCCCAGAAGTTCTGGTGGAAGAATGTGAAGATGATTGTCATCATCTGTGTGATTGTTTttgtcatcatcatcctcattgTGCTCTTTGCCACTGGCACCATCCCCACTTAA